The sequence ACGATGTCCCAGCGCCGCTCGCCGCGGACCAGATAAGCGATGCTGGCGACGAAGGTGACGAAGAAGGCGAAGAACCCCACCCAAGCGGCAGGGACGTGGAAGTAGAAGATGCGCTGCACATCGCCCATGGTGAGCTCGCGCGGGGCGTAGTAGAAGGCCATCAGCACCGCCAGAGGCAGGAGCACGGCCGACGCGATGATGAGTGCCAGCCCCAGGCGATCGCGGGAGAGCGTCATTACTCGCTCACCGCGTACTCGAAGGTCAGCATGGACACGGCCAACATCACCAGATCGTATGCTATCAGCAGGTTCAGCCATCCGGTTACCTCCGCCAGAGTGCCGCCGTCGAGGAGCCAGGAGGTGGCCTTGACGGCGGCGATGAGCGCGGGCACGACGAGGGGCAGCAGGAGCACGGGCAGCAACACCTCTCGGGCCCGGGTGTTGACCGCCACTGCAGCCAGGAGGGTGCCGGCGCCGGCATAGCCGACGGTGCCTAACACCACCACAAGCAGTACCTGGGGCTGCAGTAGAGGAGCCTCGAAGAGGGCGGCGCACAGGGGCAGCAGGGCCAGCTCTACTACCCCGATGAAGATAAGGTTGCCCAGGGCCTTCCCAAAGAAGATGGCGCTGCGGTCCACCGGAGCCAGGAGCAGACCGTCCATACAGCCGTTGTTCTGCTCCCGCGCCAGGGAGCGGCTCAGCCCGAGAGTGCCGGCAAAGGCCACCGTGGCCCAGAGCACGCCGGGAGCCGCCGCGCGGGCCGTTCGTCCCTGCAAGTCCAGGGCGAAGCTGAATACGAGCAGGGCTATGGCAGCGAACACCAGCATGGCGCTCACCATCTCTCGGGTATGGAGCTCGGCCGAGAGGTCCTTGGCCACGATGGCCCACACTTTGCTGGCGAAGCCCACCTCGGCGCCCTCAGGCGGTTAGGCGGCGGTAGGCGCCGGCGAAGTCGGCCACCGCCGCCGCCGAGCAGGGAGAGTCGTGGACCAGGCGTCCCCGGGCAAGGACGAGCACCCGCTCGGCCAGGGAAAGGCCCTGAGCCAGGTCGTGCGTGGTGAGCAAAACGGTGCAGCCCCGCTCGCGCATCTCCACCAGCAGATCGCTGAGGGTCTCGGCCGCCTGAGGGTCGAGCCCACTGTAGGGTTCGTCTAGGAGTAGGAGGGAAGGCCGGTGCAGGAGGGCTCGGGCTAGGGCCAGCCGCTGCTGCATCCCTCGGGAGAAGGTGCGCACTAGGTCGCCTTGGCGGTGGCTAAGGCCCACTCGCTCCAGCAGCTCCGCGGCCCGCCCGGCCCCGTCCCTGAGGTCGTACATCCGGGCGTAGAAGGCCAGGTTCTGCTCCGCGGTGAGGTCGTCATAGAGGAAGGTCCGGTGAGACAGCAGGCTGAGGCTCGGTCGGATCTGCTGGGCCTGGCGGGCGGCGTCGAGCCCGAAAAGGCGCACCGTCCCTGACGTGGGCCTGGCCAGGGTGGCCAGGATGCGCAGGAGCGTGGTCTTGCCCGCCCCGTTGGGACCCAGCAGGGCCACCAGTTCGCCGGCGCAGAGCTCCAGGTCCACCTGGGCCAAGGCCGTCCGAGCCCCGAAGGACTTGCTCACTCCCTCTGCCTGGACCACGACAGGCGCGCTCATGCCCCCTCGGCCCTGCCGCCTGCGCCCGAGCCGCTCAAGCCCCGCCCTCCCGGGAGACTAGCCGGGCGCGGATGCGCCTGACGAGGGCGGCCCGGCGGCGGCCGTACTCCTCGGGCGTAAGGGAGCCCCGTTCGAGAGCCTCCTCTAGGGAGGCCAGCTCCTCCACCGGCCCCCGAACCGACTCGGGCATCGGACCGGGGCCACCAGGGCGCCAGAGGGCATACGCGGCCGCAGCTGCCAGGGCCACCGACGCCAGGCCGAGCCCCCACTCAGTGGTAGTGCTACGGGACGGGGCGATGCCCTGCTCGGGAGCGGCAGAGGCTCCACCGGCCTCCACCTCCATCAGGGAGAGCTGCAGCTTCTGGCCTGACTCCAGGGGGCCGGCGGTGTAGTAGGCAGCGGGACCCATCTGCGTGTCCACGGTACCCTGATAGGCCAGGCCGGTGCCCAGCAGTTCCAGACCCTCACCCGTCACGATAGCCACCACCGAAGCCACTGGCACCTCGCTCTGGAGCGTCAGCGTCAGCCCAGGCTGGAGGGGCAGATCGTAGGAGTACTGGACGCGAACGGTTCCCTCCCCCGGCGGTATGGGCTCGGTGTCATGGAAGCCTCCGGGCTCCTCCATGAACCTCTCGCCCAGGCCCGGTCCATCGAAGCGCAGGTTGGTGGCCCCAGCGGGCAGCCGGAAGCCCACCGTGCGCCTTCCTCCACCGGGCACCTCTGTCCCGAGGTAGGTATCGTCGCCTTGGTTGGAGAGCACGTGCAGCTCCGCCACTCGCACCGCGCCGTCCACTGGGACGAGGACGAGGTGCACCTGGGCGGCGTAAATGCCTGGGGACGGTGCCGGTTCTCCCTGCGGTGCTGGGACCGGGGCCGCAGGCCGGCCCAGAGCGCTCCAGGCGAGCAGCGACAGGAGGGGAAGGAGGAACCTGATCATCACGGGTTTCGCTCCTTCACTGGCGTGCCGCAGGCGGAGCAGAACCGGTCGTCCGCATCCAGAGCCTGCCCGCACTGCCGGCAGTACCGCGGTTCGGCAGTGCTGCGGGCGGAGCGCATCTGCGACACCCAGCGCTGGATGGTGCTGTCAAGGTCGTTGCCCCGAGGGGGCCGGAAAGGCCGCGCCACGAAGGCTGCCGACACTAGCGCCAGGGCCGCGCCAACCAAGAGGGATCCGCCGCTCATGGTGCCTCCTCCGCCAAGACGCTCTCCAGCTCCTGCGCCAGCTGCTCGGAGGTGATGGGGCCGATGTGGACGTAGGCCACCCGGCCCTGGCGGTCCACCACAAAAGTCTCTGGGATGCCGGTGATGCCGTAGCTGGCGGCCACGGCGTTGTTGACGTCTAGCGCTAGGGGGAAGGTGAGGCCGAAGCGCTGGGCTGCTGCCCGCACCGCACCTTCGGTTTCTCGGTAGGCCAGGCCGACGAAGCGTACCCCTCGGGGCCCGAACTCCTCCCAGAGGGATTGGAGGGCGGGAAGCTCGTCCTCGCACGGCTGGCACCAAGTGGCCCAGAAGTTCACCACGACCACGTTTCCGGCCATCCCGGCGAGGCCGATGTCCTCACCGTCCAGCGAGCGGAGGAAGAAGCCAGGGGCAGCCTGGCCAGGGAGGGGCCGACCGGAGGCTCGCGACACCGATCCCTGTCCCCCACCCCACATGATGGCCGCAGCGGCGGCGAACACCCCCACTCCCACCACCAGAGCGACGGTACCGATGAGGGCTCGGCGCCGGGCCAGCGCCGGCGAAGCCTCCCGCGCCGGGCTCGGTGGCCACAGGGCGATCACTCCGCCGGCCATGAACACCAGGCCGCCGAGCCAGAGGAAGTTGATGAGCGGGTCCACCACCACTCTCAAGGTGGCCGAGGTGCCGTCGGCGGAGACACCGCCCAGCACCAGGTACAGG is a genomic window of Anaerolineae bacterium containing:
- a CDS encoding ABC transporter permease, which produces MGFASKVWAIVAKDLSAELHTREMVSAMLVFAAIALLVFSFALDLQGRTARAAAPGVLWATVAFAGTLGLSRSLAREQNNGCMDGLLLAPVDRSAIFFGKALGNLIFIGVVELALLPLCAALFEAPLLQPQVLLVVVLGTVGYAGAGTLLAAVAVNTRAREVLLPVLLLPLVVPALIAAVKATSWLLDGGTLAEVTGWLNLLIAYDLVMLAVSMLTFEYAVSE
- a CDS encoding zinc ribbon domain-containing protein — protein: MSGGSLLVGAALALVSAAFVARPFRPPRGNDLDSTIQRWVSQMRSARSTAEPRYCRQCGQALDADDRFCSACGTPVKERNP
- the ccmA gene encoding heme ABC exporter ATP-binding protein CcmA; protein product: MSAPVVVQAEGVSKSFGARTALAQVDLELCAGELVALLGPNGAGKTTLLRILATLARPTSGTVRLFGLDAARQAQQIRPSLSLLSHRTFLYDDLTAEQNLAFYARMYDLRDGAGRAAELLERVGLSHRQGDLVRTFSRGMQQRLALARALLHRPSLLLLDEPYSGLDPQAAETLSDLLVEMRERGCTVLLTTHDLAQGLSLAERVLVLARGRLVHDSPCSAAAVADFAGAYRRLTA